In Nerophis lumbriciformis linkage group LG04, RoL_Nlum_v2.1, whole genome shotgun sequence, a single window of DNA contains:
- the cmtm8b gene encoding CKLF-like MARVEL transmembrane domain-containing protein 8b, producing MEITTMVLDRRPPALPECNVSPSTLAFDQRFTSTAQGILLIAEIVCGIMVWILLAGTDYFNLSALCMALFVSITCWVITLCLFIIYLTGTQNRIPKVPWTTLSVCLNSGDTALYLLIAVLEVYSLKTTVAGRHNYNCWAASACFAFLTAVSYGGSSYLSYRAWKATKEEQ from the exons ATGGAGATAACCACTATGGTGTTGGATCGCAGGCCTCCTGCCCTACCAGAGTGCAACGTTTCACCTTCCACCTTGGCCTTCGACCAGCGTTTCACATCAACTGCTCAGGGGATCTTGCTCATTGCCGAAATA GTGTGTGGCATAATGGTGTGGATTCTGTTGGCAGGCACTGATTATTTTAATCTCTCTGCCTTGTGCATGGCCCTCTTTGTTTCCATCACTTGCTGGGTCATCACCCTGTGCCTCTTTATAATTTACCTTACCGGGACCCAAAACAGGATACCCAAGGTCCCCTGGACTACactg TCAGTGTGTTTGAACAGTGGTGACACAGCTCTCTATCTGCTGATAGCAGTGCTAGAAGTTTACTCACTGAAGACTACTGTCGCCGGACGTCACAACTACAACTGCTGGGCTGCGTCGGCT TGTTTCGCATTCCTGACAGCAGTGTCTTATGGAGGCAGCAGCTATCTCAGCTACCGTGCCTGGAAAGCCACTAAAGAAGAGCAATAG